The Vanessa atalanta chromosome 4, ilVanAtal1.2, whole genome shotgun sequence genome segment GAgacattatcatcatcaaaaaATCAAACGCAAACTTTaacatattactatatataatagtaataaataaatatgtcagaATCAAAAAGTAATAGTCGTCGAATCCAGGCATGCTAACCACTATGCCACATACTCTTGAtaacaatatttgtattcaaCAATATAACAGTCAACAAAATAGGCTTATATACCGCCAACAagatttattcatttcattttacaagTCTACATAAAATAACCGAATATAAACTgctctgtaaatataaaattggtcataaaattttacaactCATTTTATTATTGCGCAAAATATTTTACggatatttgttacttttacttgaatattgtataaaattatcatagtcatacaaaatacagtaatatagtaagaaactgaaaaaatattttttatcaaatgacTGTATTGTATTTGGGAGCAtaacattttcttaatataatatataaaagtttatggACAAACCACCAGCATTGGCGACAAAAGTGGGTTTTCAATTACATAACCAGCCAAATACCAAATAGGACGGTTAGAAgcaaaaaaatttatatgaatacaaaaaatattaagacttGGAACAGCCAGAACCGATAGCCAATCGAGATGGTTTAATAACTCCTTACTTACTAATGAGAAATTAGAAATCAAAATGGTTTTGCAAAGTTATAATTACGAGATTTGACTCAAAGTCACCGACaagtttcaattatatttttgtcaaagctgaataattattttacattgttcTTTCAaggtcattattttttatgaccaTGTTcgaaaagaattatttaaataaaataaattatcgttatgtttgttttaggtactctaaaattaaataaaaaatgtcaccCTTCGGTaaatactactaataatattaattggtcTTGCGCCGCTAGAACATatcattatgttttatttcttttcagtcatatatataattataatattcattaattcttTTTGTGAAACAAAATTTGATGATCTGCGTAAAAGATTGGCTTTGGTAAGtttctcaaatatatatatatcaatattaattattatttataatatgaatatatagattttttttgttaggaAGCGATCCTAGCCAATTCTAAtcaaagtattgttgtttcaCCACTACTAGTACGTTTTTCTTTGTGCAAAGTAGCGTCAATAGCTTCGGGATATTCTAGAACTGAATTAATGACAGTTTTAGGAATAAATTCAACTAAAATGGTGAGTACCTCTTTAAATGCTCCCGTCGTATTAGAACGTAATATAAATCTTCGAAATGGCATGGCTTTTTGTGGGAAAATTAAGGCTATTTAGTATTCTTATCCCCTTAAACTCTCGTGCACAAATTGGATAATAAACATAATCGGCTCTTCTAAATTAGGAGGAACTTTCACGTATTCGGTGGACCTCGCCTCAATGGCTAGCTCATCTATCTCTATGCTTTTTAGCCTTGAGATGGTAGTTGAAGTGAGATGGCTAGATAAGTAAACGTGAATTGGGCTCTTCACCAATCCTGCTGTGCCCATTCCGTCAGGGcatatttttggaacgaaatacagtttacagtagagtgaaaaGCGTTATATGACCCGTATTAACCCGCCCTGGCGACCTTTCCTTCTCTCTCTTTCTATCGTTTTCTATTGTTTATCGGTTCTATTCTGACCGTGGAGGAACCAACGACGGCATTCCTAATTATTCTCCGGAAACAGAAgtgatctttatatattatgatcaaTCTCATAATCTTACGAATCTCATGTATAAAAAAAGCAACGTACATAGTATTGGTAAATAGTTACAGCCTGCTAATATTCCACTACTGAGATAAAGTTTCCTCTCTGTTTGACgagatatgaaattaaaataatataataaatttctagTTACAGGATTGCTTTCAAAGTCTAAAGGATGTCATTGATCCACTGAAAAACATAGatgtattattacttaataaaataatagtgaaCTACACGGACGACATAAATCccaattttataacaaacagCACTGATTATGGCGTGAAGGTTGATAAAGTCGGTTTCAACTACCCTAAAATGGCTGTATCATTTATCAATAGATgggttagttataaataaaatatatattataataaatagtttatacatTAAACAACAATATAAGAGCACTATGCTTAAAGCAATTCAATATCATCATAGAGATTATCGCGCATCAGATCATCGCTTTATTTtagctttttataattttcaggtGGAAAAGGCGTCATATAAACGCATAACAGGAGTATTAGATCAAACGGATTTGGACAACCAAAcctctattatattaataagcctAGCATATTTCAAGGTTATTAATGTTCCCTCACTGTAAAAACACTTgctggtagggctctgtgcaagcccatctcggtaggtgccacccactcatccagACCATACCATATTACCATCAAACATCAATACTGTTGTGctccgatttgaaggatgagtgagccaggtAACTGCAGGTAGAAGGAAAATAActtttcccaaggttggtggcgcattggcgatgtaaggaatgtttaatattttttacagtgctaaTGTCTGTGTGTGGTGGTGaacccttaccatcaggtggcccatcccGACCAACTACCTATACTTTAAACACAAAATGCATAAAATCACTATGCATGGACTAATTATTGATCTTGATGAGTTTTATGTTGtacaatataactttattttaaaaacagcgGTATACTCGTATGACTTAAGCGaaacttacaaatttaatacacaAGCAAATGTAACGAGGCGTTTTTGGcttctaatattataacaaatattataactttctATACTAGTGGATCTGAGGACGTAATCGAAAGAtcataaaatgattttgtatcttataaacttttattagtaCTTCTGTGGTTAATACATTTCTACTCAACACGGTCTAATTTACGTTTGTAATTTGTAAGcataagatatattatgtagaaGCTTAATGTGTCAAATTAACTTCTGCTCCATGTGTGTGTACCAAATCACAGTGAAGCTGAAGTATCGTGATGTGAACTTTAAACCTCAGTCCTTAAGAGCACTGGCCTTTCCTAATTAATGGGCATTTACAGATTTTGAATAGCAATatcagtaatttaaataaaattatatttaaaatgtctcTAAATTTCAAGGTTACATGGGAATTTCCTTTTGATATAAGATTGACAAAGAATAAGAAATTTCATCATCGTGATGGAAACGTATCCTATGTACCAATGATGTTGAACACTggcttgtatttatatttgaatgatgAAGTTAACAACATACAGGTAGGAAGGAcacttaaaagtataaaaataagaaaccctttaataattttagaatttattttctacGTTATTGTTTGcttacttaattaaaagtattaaatacaaaatgattCTACACTATGAATGTCACTGAATTATTTGCTCAATATAGGCTATCGTTATTTTCAAAGAAACAACGACTTCTgttgaaatcaaaatcaatatgaACGACTTaagcattatataatatgtatatacaaacaattaaaataattaaatggaaatttaCCTAGATAAATTTTGCATTTGCAGTACATAAACCTTAAACTGGCTAGCTATGGATTATCAGTAACGTTTGCAGTACCACAGACAAATAAAGGCATAGATAAGTTCTTGAGTCAACTGTCTAAAAATCAAGATATAATAAGAGATGTTTTTAAAAGAATGCGAtttgaaatcattaatataatggTACCGAGATTCAAGATTAAATGTAGAATCGAATGGAACAAACTCCTCCAAaaagtatgttatatttttaaaggtaatCTATACACGTAATAAAAatagagtgtctgtttgtaacataaaaatgaccgctttttactaaatgcatatttagtaaaatttggACCAATGTAatgaggagtaacttaggctacttttattttggaattatttataaaatcactaGATCGTCAAATTTCCCGTCCCATCCGATTACtaaggaattatttaaaaaataggcgATTAGCAAGGGAATAGAGACTATACCTATGCTTAAACTCACACTTGTGCACGAAATACCTGTGTGTTTGTCTCCCTTAAGATAGGCTGCTGTGGCCAAAATCGATCAGGTCTACatcatcatatatgtatattgtcatTTAAGAACCTTTGTCTAATGTAGTGCTACTCCGTAAGGGCAAATTCGGGAACGTCGCAGGACGCGATCAGTAAATGTCAAGAGTTTTGCGACAGTgacaatcatttataaaatttcagatTGGTGTCACAAGAGTTTTCAATGAAAGTGATTCaggtttaaataatgttttgaaaaaaGATAGCAAACTCAAAAATATGACGCTAAGTAAAGTGAAACAGAGCACATTTATTGACATTGACGAAATGGGAATATTTCGACAAACACCAGTAAAAGGTActctaaaaagaaaataaagactAGATGTGagagtaaagtaaaaaaaggaaCAGCCTGTAAGTGTTGGGTGTTGTAACAGTTACGTGAAATCGTtacgataaatttatttgaaattagagaTATGCAGGTTTTTTCACGATGTCCTCcgttaccgccgagcacgagatgaattataaacacaaattaagtgcACGAATATTCAATAGAATATTCGTGTACTTAATTTGTCATTTTGATGATTGTGACCTCAAATTCAGGCACGCACAATGATGCGTCATCATCGATTGAGATACACGCATTTTAACTTATGGGCCATATTGGATCATATATGAGTGTAGAGTATAGTAATTgtcaacaataaaaacatacttaatatagtagtaaaaataatatcccCTTTAACAAGTTTGAAGTagaaataatagatataattcgATCTAATCACAATTGAGGAAGATTGTCAATTGCCAGAACTTCGACAGTTCATCTTTAATCTTCGATTCTCGCTTAGGCGAAAAGTACTtactaattgaattaatttatcgtAATTGGTGAAGGGCGTTAgtgagtataatataattatacatatatatatttgatatatataaaaaaataagtaattcgaaaaacctttaaatattccttaatcTTTGACGATATAAaacgctgtctgtctgtgtatGCAAAACAAAAATGGAGAACATGCTATTCTTcacttctaattatttttaataaaactatcggAAGCTGACTTTTGTCTCATCCAGGCTTCGAAAGCTAGCAAGATACATTCACGAGAGAATCTATCAGCGAAACCGCGTATAAAATCAGAAAGAGTGTAACTCGTTCCACGTGGTCGCGCCACGTCGCTAGAGGCCTCCACTTTCCTGCCATTTCAAAGGGTCGAGCACCCTTGGAGGGACACGCTTTCACCATTCTGATTTGATTCTTACATGGACGCGAGTTTTCTAATAGGCTATCGCGCCCATTTCCGACAGTTTGTCCCACGATGGCAAGTGAACTAGGAATATTCCCGAACTGCGAACTTTAGATCTTAACGGCGTATACACGATTCGCTTTTGTGCCAAACGGGCGCCTTGTCTCTGCGGGACTCCGGAATGCTATCAATGGACCTCTGTCTATCACTCTCATATCTTATACcaacaatcaaaatcaaaaatcaaaatgaaaatatactttattcaagtagccttttacaagcacttttgaatcgtcatttaacaaactatttaaagtaaagctaccaccggttcggaatttagattctaccgagaagaactggcaagaaactcagtagttacctttttcaatatcaaaaatacagtcatgttagttaaatacaattatatatgtatgttatgtctcctgcctggaagtcaacaagcattaactccacgcttttttatcatcaatataatcttgtatcgaataatatgcgtTCTTTACtatgttgtgtattttttacaaatgaattgaATCTATGATACGGCAAAgtgtaaaaattacataacttttgcaaaaaaaattttactttaaattccaACCTAGCTTAGACTAAACTTTGCCTATCAGTTAGTATTAGAGTTCTATACAAGTAAATTtagaactattaaaaataaatcatcttaaagttatatgaaaagagaagaaatatttaagttatttatatcataGACTAAAACTACAAGAAAATGATGGCCCATTGGCGATGTTAACGGATggttattaaagttatatagtggcgatgtctatgggcagtcgTGACCACCATCAATCAAAATGGAGAACAAGGCCATTGTtatctcttttttattattactactttttgtatttaatgaaaacaaaatacattttttaaacgtacagttgaaactaaataattattcttatccatttctttattaatttaaaattaattataactctCTATCCTATTTGAGTAAGGTAGTAAAATGATTTTTCTGTCTGTTCTTTTTTCATCTTTGAAATGAAGGATAATAATTGTCGCCctaaaaattctaataattaagaaaattctaGTATATTACAGGTGTTAAGTTTATTGCTAAAGTCTGTATTAacggtttaaaaatattattttaattaaaatgataatttactaATGAACGGCGATGTCATTATATCTTTTTACAGGCTTATTTGACGTCCAGTATTCCCAAAAAGATTCCATTTTGTATGCAATCGCAGATCGTCCGTTCTATTTCATCATCGCTTTACAagcagatgttatgtcccatccTTTAGAAATACAAGAACTTTTCACTGGAGTTTATTATGGaccagataaataataaatatactgttCATTTTATAACAgtagtattattttctttcatatAAACTACCTGTACACTACACTAACGCTGCTGCAATATAATTTGCTTTTCCCTTGATAAGAAGGTTTGGAAGTTATTCTGACACACTACCTTAAAGGATGCATTGTTGGATACGAATGCCTCAGACAAAATTGTCTGACACGTGCAGATTTCTTAAAGATTTTTCATTCAACGGCAAGgtcaagatgaattataaatacaacatgAAAAATCATGGATTCTCGTTGGGATTTGAGCAAGCGAGACTATTCTATTTACGCCTACGCATGAATTCACGTCTTCAATTTACGGAGCTTAActctgttattataaattatttcttacgtACACACTAACAACCTGTCCAAGATTCACTCAATCAATCAAATCTTAAATATCAAAGTTGATCTGAAGAGGAGTTACCTATTTGTACTGTGCTTGTATATTTTAGCGCATAAGTTCTTGTCTCTTTGACGGCTTGAAACTTAAGTCGATGATGTCTAATTCAAAGCGATCGTCAAAGTGGCTTCATCTCGGACCACGTAAGAGTTAGAAGCATAACAGCTGTTTCATTGGTATCTAATAGTTTCCGAGTATTGAAGTAACTCAAACCATTCAAGGAATGTaacaatgacatttatttttagaaatatctcCCAGAAACTATCGCAAGCTAAGTTTATGTACgagaaaattgataaaatactaCCCATTCTCCTATAAAAGAATGATAAGCTCCAAttacaagtttaatttaaatagcctCATATGAGGTAATACGTAAATGAAGATTACGAttccatatttgaaataaacagttaaaatatttaagttatttgacaTAATAATGTTCATATATTATGTCTGAATCACCCACGGTAGCAAATCTTTAAGACTTTTCTTTTGCCAAAAGAGCCTTTCAAGGTACGGGATATTGGTTGCAGCTAAAAATTTCTAAATGCTGTTAACCCGACTCGGAATGCTACGCGAGTCAGTCATGTCAAATCTTTTGATATATCACATAGAAATAAGAGAAACTTACCAACCATTATAATTGAAGtcgaaaaaatactttttagctACTATTGTCAAACTTATGTGTTATATGTGTTCATTTAACTCGGTTAGCGCCCAATTCAAAAAAGGGTAATAAACGCAATCAAacgtaaaattactttaaaaatataacgaaagtACAATAATGGCTAACTAGTGATCACGTGCCGTTCACGTGCTGCccattgataataaatatcgtCCTAATAATCGTCCCAATCTGAAGGGTTGAAATTACAGACCTACGACCAATTAGGCAGCATTATTTGAACGAAATGAAAAGGTTATAGAAATGCATAATGGTTATGCAAATTGAGTTACTTACGTtcttttagatattatattacatactcGCCCCGACTTCATGagactataattaatattatatatatgttattttctgaaagataaatagataaatataatactgcCTGCTACTGTAATATATAACTTGAAtacttttatagataaataattaatgtcttaTGTTATTGCTTTACATTGAATACATAATtgtgttaaatgacgattcaaaagagaTAGCATGAGTCTACTTCAATACagcatattttgatattaatattctaCGTTTCGAATTTGTTCTTACACAATATTTTCTGCCCTGCTGGTTTAACCGGTGAATCTTATGTCACTGCCTTTTATCTCATAAATTCTCtgaaaattctatttttaaatagagataatttaatatgtatttcaaAGTTTGTAACGACCTGACTGATTTTGACCATTCTCGAGCGAGACCAACCAACTGCCAGGAAATATAGAGCCCAAGTATGTATGCAACATATGTACTCTCATGATATAGAAAAACTGGAAGCGTTTATGGATGCTTTGAGCGATACGAACTGTATTTTAATCATATTCGTTTCAACAAACAAAGCAAAacattgtgtttaaaatttttaacgtgtactttctaaatttattgaataaaaatgttgtgTTGTGAAATTATACACAGATTAAAAGCAAGCAAGAGTTAACTTTTAAGTTATGAAATTTAAGTAATGatgtctatttaattatattattaattaagatttaatataacttatttctaattattacttCAAGTAGCAGTTACTCCAACTGGAACTGTAACTTCTGCACCAACTGTTGCAAGCTGGAGTTATTTATTAACTTCGCATTTGAAAGTTGAAAAATCAACTGGACTAAGCTTCAGGTtagaattttgattaaaaatgaaatatatacattcttATGACTTTAAAGTCCCTTCGATACGATTTTGGGATTATAACCAAATCATGTGTACCTTATCgacaaataatcaaaatatcgaCATCGACTTTTTGAGGTGACAATTGatgataaaacaattttatattaaacaacatactcttttattacaatttaatattaaacaacatactattttatattaaataacatagttaATAGCTAAGATGGTTTGATAAACAATAGAAATCGGAAAAGGGACATTTTGTTGAAGCTGCAACAAACCTGCCTGGTTTTTAatttctgatttaaaaaaaaggtaatattAAGACTTGTCAAATATAGAATTTAGAAAAAGCCGCTGtttatcaatataatgtatgtatagtttttgaagcaaaaacaaaagacaatacaattttaaagtgaggtttaaaaaaaatgcgctAACTACAATATAATCCAACATAAAACGGTTATGTTACAGGTGTACCATGTGTATATCTAGAAAATACATCGTTAACcgaataaatacttatacaacTATAATCTCATTATTtacggaaaaaaaatatttgaattaattacgaTTAATTACCTATCGTTATTGAAATGCATCGCCAAAATTGACATTCTGCACCGAGCGCTCATAAAGAGATGACGTATCGCTAGTCAACGCGTGCCACACACGCAAATACACATTTGCACATTGCATATAATCGTTTTTACCATCAATAAACTTACGGATTTCTatggataatataataattttaataataatatcccaATACGTAAAAAAACTGTAAACTGTCTTATCTATCCtagattttaaaaagaataaataagtttattgctaacatatgaatatattttcgatGTTGACTTGAAACTTAGTCAATGCTTAAAAGTAAGCaattgattaatgttttttatataacctttatatatgtttatattatatcattatattacatCAACGAAAAACTAAACATTATTATCCTTGTCATTTCGGTTGACTtagaattaatacataatacttgATAATAGTTAAAATACATATGAATCTGAGTCGTATTCGTATATTTCTGTGACTTTTTCATATCTTTATGATCTCATACCACAAAATCTGACTGGTAAATCCATTCGGCGTGATCCGTTCCAATCCGCTTGCAGCCGCGTCTATTTGTACGGAAATAATTGACTCCCTGGGGCATTCACCTGTCGGATGAGGGCTGAAGATTTTCGTAAGAGCTACCCTTCATTCATTAACttgaaatatacaataacatagacttaataatataatatttatgaacgtAAATAGTTCGAGAAAAACCTtatgaacatttattattaaacattttaggaTAAAATATTTCGGCGATTGAAACGGTTGGAGAAAAAATCAAAAGGAATTAACGTAAATACTTTCTAGGTCAGGTCATGTCATAGTTAGTGAATAAGTAACTAATAAGTGTCTGATAGGATCGAAACTACTCGCGCGAGTATATGCTGTTTGGAAGGTGAACCGCGCCTTCATCAACCgggaattaaattttgaaatatcgtttttatgttaaaatataagaagACTATCCAAAACctcttgaaaatttaaaatggcagtaaagaatattttttaagtgtacATCGAGTAGTTGAAATCATAAAGAACCAAATACATACAAAAGACTCTTGAGTAAGTAACTACACTATTTAAATAGAATGCCTATAAAATGATCAAATTAAaggtgtatttataataatctaggGATTagagattaaaaataatgcatgATTGATAGTCTCATATTCAAATCCCATCACAGAACAGAACCTAATTAAGTCATAACGACGTTTATCCCCCTGCTGCGAGGTACACCGATCCCTAGAAAATTATTCACCGCCAGCACTCAGTATGCATGGCAATTTAGATTTTACAATATTCAAATGGCCGCCACAATAACAATCACAAGCAATTATCAAGGCGTTTCGGGCGAAACGGCGGCCAGCGATGATGTTAAATATGCAGATGAATGTTTGAATATACCAAGATATTAGTTAACAGAAGTGAAAATTCTTGTTTATGAGTTTACGCTGAAATATCTAAGCATTTGTTGATTGCTACTAATCAATATCACgtggatttatttaaattggcaAACAATTGTTGttgttaaactaaaaattaagttaatttgatTGTAGATGAACagattttttatgtcaataagGCAAGTTGACTGACAAATGAGAAACCTGATTGTAAGTGTACACCACCGGCCTtggatattggcgctgtaagaatgaTTACAAACTCCTTACATTGAAAATGCCCACTACCAatcttgggcactaagatgtacTCACGcctgtgcctataattacactggctcattcatcctttgtagtacataaaatattttaataaaaacctaatTTTAGATGTGAGTTtaacatacaataattattttgcatgaTAATTAAACGAGTATGCACATTCAAATGCATGTTTTCTAATCACCGCACGAATATGTTAATAAGATCATTTGCTAACATAAAACCTGAAACTAAATGATCCCTCAATTCCTCTGCATGTGTGTTCGTGTATTTGTTTAGTACGGTAGTATCAATGCCATCAGCGGAACATCAACCGCACGTACATCAGGTAGTTAGGTACGGTGCGCAGAAAAATTGAACACAGCGCGCCGTCCGACAGCGGCCCATTTGTTAATTCGTTGAAATATCGCGGCAGGCGACGGCTATTCATTATAAGGCTCGTTGTGCCACACGTGTGGCGGTACCGTCAGCAATCAACGATTTATTGCAATGCAtttggataaaatattttaataaaatatcatatttttggtCATATTTTATCCTGAGtggttaaattgtttatttaaatgttagtacgttgttaattaaaatatttcatttgtagttttacactttatatattttttttattaggtacaattcatacttttattttgaagaCAAAATTAATActcatttgaattaaaataatataaaaataaatcaattataacatCTTAAgacttattttcaattaatttataaaataatctaaataattaaatcattcaaaaattgtaggtataacaatagaaataattttattttcttcatctGCCAACGGTGTCGTGAATGCATTCACTCGTGCAAGGGTGACAGTCTAACCTCTGTCTCTATCACACATATGCTGATTCATATATACCTTTCTATCGCACAAAGATTGAATTAGTCGTATTTCAGACCTAATTTTAGAGGCactgtaacaaattatttattccgtTTAAATAAATCAGTTGGAGAAAAATCTCCTATCGCGTAACGAACACGCGTTGTTTGTTTACTCGTACCGTTTcaggaagttttttttttaactacatagtattgaatttaaaataaatttgcatttataatgaatcaaacaatttatttttctcattttatttctttattattttttgtacataaacaggttacaaaattatgtacacgaatacgatttttttattcatacatgtaaaattttcatattatgcgTAATAAATAGACCAAAAAACATCcacaaatttacttaataaagtttcaaaATTACTAACTGACATAAAATTACCCGCCTAAACCGGCGACTTTAACATGAAATTTTTCACAAAAAAGATATCTTTCAAAATTCATCTCTGAAGGGGATATTAgccaattcattttttttatatgtatgaaaatCACTATGTAGTCTtatggtaattaattaaaaacaccaGCCTTTTTGCTTAAAATCCTTCATATAAGAAGTTGAAAACTATGATGAAAGCTCCCATAGAAGTTCGCCTTTTTTCAATGTCTAAAATATGGATACAGTTGCAGTTAGGCTcctatttataagtaaaccaACGTTACAGTTTTTGATGATATCGTATCGGGTACACAGTTAGCTTATAACAACAACAATCACAACAATGACAtgtcaatattaataatgatgaattacaaaaacaaataaagcacGTAATGATTCAGTGATCGTCTGTGATTGAACCTGCAATCACCGCATAAGGTTaacatgttctaaccactacGCCATCTTGgattatgtaagtatatatatcaaattacatgTAAC includes the following:
- the LOC125077966 gene encoding serine protease inhibitor 3/4-like, with amino-acid sequence CETKFDDLRKRLALEAILANSNQSIVVSPLLVRFSLCKVASIASGYSRTELMTVLGINSTKMLQDCFQSLKDVIDPLKNIDVLLLNKIIVNYTDDINPNFITNSTDYGVKVDKVGFNYPKMAVSFINRWVEKASYKRITGVLDQTDLDNQTSIILISLAYFKVTWEFPFDIRLTKNKKFHHRDGNVSYVPMMLNTGLYLYLNDEVNNIQYINLKLASYGLSVTFAVPQTNKGIDKFLSQLSKNQDIIRDVFKRMRFEIINIMVPRFKIKCRIEWNKLLQKIGVTRVFNESDSGLNNVLKKDSKLKNMTLSKVKQSTFIDIDEMGIFRQTPVKGLFDVQYSQKDSILYAIADRPFYFIIALQADVMSHPLEIQELFTGVYYGPDK